The following nucleotide sequence is from Aneurinibacillus soli.
CAGTATATCGAACAGCTGACCGCAGATCTATACTGGGCAGCAAGCGAGGCGCGTTTTCGCCACAGTACTATTACAGTCGGTTTTGCGTCGGACTCTTCAGGTTACACGATTCGAACCGCATACGGACAACCGCTTAAAAGTGCGCCATTGCCCGTCGGATTTCGCCTTTACCATAACTTTCAAGGGCTGATGGTTTATTTTAATGAATTAGGACATATCAGTCGTGCGGGGACGATTCGGCTGATTAATCCGGAAGGGAAGGAACGAAAGGTTGTGTTGTATATGGCAAGTGGACGGTTTCAAGTGGATGGGGGGAGTGGATGAAGAGTCAGGATGGCTTTTCGTATGTTGAGACGGTTATCAGTATTTTACTGGTGGCTTTACTTGTAGGCGTGACGGGGCAGATGACGGCGCTAGCTGTGCAAATTCGACAGAAGCAAGCAGAGGAAACACAAGGATATTTGCTTGCTTATTCTATGGTGGAGCGATGGAAAATGGATGGAGTTGTCGGGACGTTTCAAAAAGAGGTAGAAGGCTGTCGTTACTACGTAGGGGTACAGAGTGGGCCGCTTACCGAGCGAGTGGAACAGTGCGAGGTGCTGGTGCAATGGGGAGAATCAGAAGCAGAGCGCAAGCAGGTCCAGGTAAAAGGGAGCCGTTTTTTGGGCAGGGCTCCTGTAAGAGGAGCCGGGAGTGGGGGATAACGCTGTTAGAAAGTCTGATTTCGTCTCTGGTACTTTGCTTATTGGCTGCCGTTGTGCTGGTGATGTATGTGCAGGTGGATCGGGAAATGCAGCAGGTGCAAGAGGCGAAGCGGCTGGAAGTAGAAGCTCGTTCTTTCTTCATGTATGTAGAAGAAGAACTTCGCCGCAGTGATCGATTTGAAACACCGACTCGATATGTGCTCTGTTTTCGGGATGATGCAGGGGGCACGATTATGTACTGGATGACAGGGAATCGTCTATGTCGGCAAGTAAACGGTACGGGTTATGTAGTGATGTTGCAATATGTAAGTCGGGTGGAGTTTACTGTATTTCCGAATGGATGCCAGGTGTACATTGAGCTTACCAAAGGCGGTGCATCATGGAAGGGGGAAGTGTTCATCGCCAAAAGAGTGGAACTGGCTGCATGAGAGGTGGTATAATGCAGAAAAATCAGACGCGTTCCCGTGGGTCGGCTCTGCTCATTATTATTGTATATACTCATTTGGTGCTGCTGCTCATTTTGCATACAGCCGGGATTTTGTATACGCTTGGTCGGATTGCGGCAAATGATCGCGCACGCCTGGCGAATAAATATCGAGCAGAAGCTGCTGCATATATGGCAGTGGAATACTTGCTGCGAGAGGCGTCGTTGCCGAATACAAGCTGGTATCAGGTAGACGGAGAGCGGGTAAAAGTAGATGTGCTCAAGCGAAGCAGCACGTATGTGACGATCGGGGCGATGGCCGATCATGCGAATGTGTGCCTGACGGTAGAGACGCAAGCGGGACGTATTGTGAAGTGGAGTGAGAGTTGATGAAACATGTTATTTTGATCGGATTCATGGGGACAGGGAAAACAACGGTAGGAGAGGCGCTTGCTAGGCAGCTTGGCTGTACGCAGGCAGATCTGGATGACTGCATTGTAGAACAGGCAGGCCGAAGCATCCCGGATTTGTTCGAGACAGAAGGGGAAGCAGGATTTCGCCTGCGTGAGACGCAGGTGCTGCGCGATATGGTACAGCGTGTAGAACATCAGGTTATTACAACAGGGGGCGGCGTGGTGACGCAGCCGCGAAATATTGAGATTATGCAGGAGAGCGGAATTGTTGTCGCGCTGTTTGCGCGCCCGGAGACGATTGTCGAGCGCGTAAGCGGGGACGCTAATCGTCCCCTTCTGGCAGGAGATGTAGAAACGCGTGTGCGGAAGCTGTTGCATGAGCGAGATGGATTGTATGACTTTGCCCCGGTGCGTATACAAACAGATGGAAAAACGGTGCAGGAAGTAGTAGATGCTATTATCGAACATCCCGCATTTGTAACGGCATGCCTGTGTGATTGAAACCATGTGCAGATGGACACGCTAGAAACAGAACGAGCGTATAGGAGGTAGAGGCGGATGTCTTTCCAGGAATACGTCCGGTATTTAACGCAGCGTTTTGTGACATACGTGGAAACACCCAAGCAGGAGCGCCCCAGACGAGTGCGGGAGCCGTGGTCATACCGCTGGTTTGGTCTGCTTCCTCTGGCAATCGGCATGCTGTTTCATCGTCGTCCGAAGAGAAGAACCCGGAATTTATAACCCGGGTTCTTTTATTGTTTTTTTAGATAAAACAATCCACCGTTGATAAGGGTAACGTCGATGCGCGGTTCATACTGCCAGCGTAGCTCTTCAATCCGTCGCGCACGGGATGTGGTACGGCCTGCTTCATCTTCATCTGATTCGGATGGTTGCGTATAAAACTGCTCGGCCATCTCAAGTTCAGCTGCAAGTCGTTCTTGTGCGAGATCCGCCCAGGAGGCATCTTCTGCTCCGATGCGCTCAGACAGGTGCGTTCGAAGGCGTGTCCGGGCTGATTCCAGGCTAAAGATGGGACGCATTGTATACGCGTACGCGGGCAAGGCTGGTTGCAGGACGGGTTGCTCCATTCTTACATAAAAGTTTTCCTCGATATGACCATGGATAAGATTAAGACCGAGTGAGAATAGCAGATCTTTTTTGCGATCGCACACAAAGGAAACTTTGTAGTTGACGCCAAGCCAGGGAACAAGGGCAGTCTGTTGGCCTGATAAATCGGATGAGGTTTGTTCGTACAGGCGCACGTAACGCCCGTGCCGCTCAGATGAGGCAAAAAATTGTTGCAGCCGGGGCGAACCGAATGCGATGTCTTCTCCTCGTACATCTGGAGGAGCAGTCTGTCGGTCAAACACGAAGGTCATATTCATCGGCTGGGAAGTAAGTCCAAGTTGCTCCACATACGTCCAATAGAACGGGCGGTTGCCGAGATCTTTGTCTACTTTGACCGGAAGCTCGACTTGAAAATAGGCAGGATGCCGCTCGACATAATGGGTCTGATGTGCGTCGAAGTAACGTTCAAGAAAGGTGCGGACTTCCTGCTGATTCACGGCAGCACCGATCCTTCTAACGTCTGTGGTGTTTTTGGCTGTATTTGTTTGTGCGCAGACCGGATGATTTCGCCCAGGTTTTCCATCTTAATGCGAACCTCTCCTTCACTTTTGGATGCGAGCAGAATGTTAATAATATTTTGTTCCAGCGATTTTTGCAGATGAAGCCGGTCGATAATCGTATCGAGCTCTCCGATGACCATTTCGAACAGATTGATTTTTTCATATAACAGATGCAAAATTTTTTCTTCAATTGTATTGGCCGTAGCGAGATTATAAATGTATACGTCCCGCTTCTGACCAAGTCGGTGCACGCGCCCAATGCGCTGTTCAACTCGCATCGGATTCCATGGCATGTCATAGTTAATGAGGCGGTTGCAAAACTGGAGGTTAATCCCTTCGCCGCCTGCTTCAGTCGCGATAAGCACCTGGGCACGCGTCTCAAATAGCTGGCTCATCCAGTCTTTTTTGCTGCGCTTGAAGCCGCCGCGAAACAGGACAGACGTAATGCCATGTTCGGCAAGCAAGTGCTGCAAATATTCTTGTGTCGCCCGGTATTCAGTAAAAATAATCAACTTATCGTCAGACTCACGGATGATATCGACGGCTTTCTGCGCTTTTGTGTGGCGTTCAATTTTTTTGAGCATGTGTACTAGTTCAACAATACGGGCACGTACCGGAGAGTCTTCCGGTGCCCGGTTATGCATATTGACAAGTGTCATAAAAGCGGCGTCTCGGCTACTGCACACTTCCCGCTGGAGTGTGATGAGCGACAGGGCGCTGCTTGCCCCTTTCGCAGTCGCATATTGTTCCTGCACGAACTTGGTGACACCGTCATATAGCGCTTGTTCTTCTGCTGATAGTTCAATGGGCACTGTGATGACATGACGGGTTGTGAATTCTACATTGCTATCGGAGCGCCGATTGCGGACCATGACTTTGCGCAACTCCTGTTTGAGCGTGTCATTGTTTTTAACGTGCCGTTTGCCATGTGCATAACTTTGTTGGAAATGCACAGCTTGTCCGAGATGACCGGGTTTAAGCAATGTGATCAGGTTATACAGTTCATCGAGAGTATTCTGAATGGGCGTAGCGGTCAGAAGCAGGCAGTATTTTTTCGTCAGTTGCTGAATGAACTGATAGTTTTTGGTCTGCTTGTTTTTAAGTTTGTGCGCTTCATCAACAATGATCAGGTCATATGGTTGGTTCAGCACGATGTCGCGATGTGGCGGACGCTTGGCAGTGTCGATCGATGCGACGAGAATATCATGGCGTTCCCACATGTATTCTTTCGTCTGGGCCACCGCAGGAATGGAGAATTTTGTGTTCAACTCCCGCACCCACTGAATAACAAGAGAGGCGGGGACGAGGATGAGTGCTTTTTTCACGAGGCCGCGCACGATGTATTCTTTCAAGATTAAGCCCGCTTCGATCGTTTTGCCGAGGCCGACTTCATCGGCGAGCAGGGCGCGCCCGTGCATATCGCGAATAACAGTTTGCGCCGTAGCCAACTGGTGATCGAGCGGTGTGATATGAGGGAGATAGCGCAGGCACTGGAGTTGATCAAAATCTTCGACTGCATTGGCCCGTGCCGCCTCCCATGCCAGACGAAATAACTCACGGTGATCCCAGGGGCCATCGTCTGTTATGCGTGTCTGCAAGTCTTCAAACCAGTCGTCCTGGAAGGAAACAGGAATGTGTGTCACGATTATATCCACCTTTGGTTTACTAGAGTTGTGACTAGTATGTGCGCTGTCTTAAAAACTATGTAAAAGGCCGTAGGGGCAAATAAAAAACGCCAATCCAGCAGATGGGCGTTTTGATTATTTATAAGGTTTTCGAAGCGGTTGCCGAAAGTGGCGGATAGGAGGAGTAAACACGTAACGGACGACCAGAGCACCAGGCAGAACATAGCCGATCAGCGCTTCTAAAATGGCGACACCGCGTGCCCATCCAAACGGGGAGAGGTCACCATAGCCGACGGAGAGGAGCGTAATGGCGCTGAAATAAACAGAGCGAGTAATGCGGTCGCTCCACTGCTGCTGGTGGGCAGATGATGCATAATGGTCGAGAATAAAGCCTAGCTTAGCCCATTCCACTACCCAGTATAGGAGAGCAAAAAACAGTACCAGATTTACATACAGAAAAAACAACGTTAAAA
It contains:
- a CDS encoding potassium channel family protein, with product MNQIFKQKTWYNFLTLFFLYVNLVLFFALLYWVVEWAKLGFILDHYASSAHQQQWSDRITRSVYFSAITLLSVGYGDLSPFGWARGVAILEALIGYVLPGALVVRYVFTPPIRHFRQPLRKPYK
- the comGD gene encoding competence type IV pilus minor pilin ComGD, with amino-acid sequence MHRSLSERGFTLIEMLIIVAILTCMLAITMPVVQYSVQRMQERQYIEQLTADLYWAASEARFRHSTITVGFASDSSGYTIRTAYGQPLKSAPLPVGFRLYHNFQGLMVYFNELGHISRAGTIRLINPEGKERKVVLYMASGRFQVDGGSG
- a CDS encoding PilV family protein; protein product: MKSQDGFSYVETVISILLVALLVGVTGQMTALAVQIRQKQAEETQGYLLAYSMVERWKMDGVVGTFQKEVEGCRYYVGVQSGPLTERVEQCEVLVQWGESEAERKQVQVKGSRFLGRAPVRGAGSGG
- a CDS encoding YqzE family protein; protein product: MSFQEYVRYLTQRFVTYVETPKQERPRRVREPWSYRWFGLLPLAIGMLFHRRPKRRTRNL
- a CDS encoding DEAD/DEAH box helicase, translating into MTHIPVSFQDDWFEDLQTRITDDGPWDHRELFRLAWEAARANAVEDFDQLQCLRYLPHITPLDHQLATAQTVIRDMHGRALLADEVGLGKTIEAGLILKEYIVRGLVKKALILVPASLVIQWVRELNTKFSIPAVAQTKEYMWERHDILVASIDTAKRPPHRDIVLNQPYDLIIVDEAHKLKNKQTKNYQFIQQLTKKYCLLLTATPIQNTLDELYNLITLLKPGHLGQAVHFQQSYAHGKRHVKNNDTLKQELRKVMVRNRRSDSNVEFTTRHVITVPIELSAEEQALYDGVTKFVQEQYATAKGASSALSLITLQREVCSSRDAAFMTLVNMHNRAPEDSPVRARIVELVHMLKKIERHTKAQKAVDIIRESDDKLIIFTEYRATQEYLQHLLAEHGITSVLFRGGFKRSKKDWMSQLFETRAQVLIATEAGGEGINLQFCNRLINYDMPWNPMRVEQRIGRVHRLGQKRDVYIYNLATANTIEEKILHLLYEKINLFEMVIGELDTIIDRLHLQKSLEQNIINILLASKSEGEVRIKMENLGEIIRSAHKQIQPKTPQTLEGSVLP
- a CDS encoding ComGF family competence protein, producing MYVQVDREMQQVQEAKRLEVEARSFFMYVEEELRRSDRFETPTRYVLCFRDDAGGTIMYWMTGNRLCRQVNGTGYVVMLQYVSRVEFTVFPNGCQVYIELTKGGASWKGEVFIAKRVELAA
- a CDS encoding shikimate kinase, with the protein product MKHVILIGFMGTGKTTVGEALARQLGCTQADLDDCIVEQAGRSIPDLFETEGEAGFRLRETQVLRDMVQRVEHQVITTGGGVVTQPRNIEIMQESGIVVALFARPETIVERVSGDANRPLLAGDVETRVRKLLHERDGLYDFAPVRIQTDGKTVQEVVDAIIEHPAFVTACLCD
- a CDS encoding YqhG family protein; protein product: MNQQEVRTFLERYFDAHQTHYVERHPAYFQVELPVKVDKDLGNRPFYWTYVEQLGLTSQPMNMTFVFDRQTAPPDVRGEDIAFGSPRLQQFFASSERHGRYVRLYEQTSSDLSGQQTALVPWLGVNYKVSFVCDRKKDLLFSLGLNLIHGHIEENFYVRMEQPVLQPALPAYAYTMRPIFSLESARTRLRTHLSERIGAEDASWADLAQERLAAELEMAEQFYTQPSESDEDEAGRTTSRARRIEELRWQYEPRIDVTLINGGLFYLKKQ